The Caldicellulosiruptor acetigenus DNA window TGACCAAAAAACCTCCCTTATTATTTTTTTGGTCTTTCCCCAAAGATTTTAGTTCCTATTCTAACCAAGGTGGCACCTTCTTCTATTGCCACCTCAAAGTCACCACTCATACCCATCGACAGCACTTCAATGTTAACATTATTATAATTTAATTTCTTGTATTTTTCAAAGATTTCTTTCATCTTTCTAAAGTAGCCTCTCAATTTCATGTCATCATCTTCGATTGGAGGTATTGTCATAAAACCCTTAAGAATAACATGTGGACAATTTATGATTTTTTCAATTAAATGGTCTACTTTTTCTGGATTTATTCCACCCTTTGACTCTTCACCACCTATGTTTATTTCTATAAGTACACTGCACGTTTTTCCTGCTTTTGTGCATCTTTTTTCAAGTTCATCAATTTGCTGAGGACTATCAATTGAATGAATGAGACTTACTTTATCGTAAATGTATTTAATCTTGTTTGTTTGAAGCCTTCCTATAAAATGCCATTCAAGATAAGGAAGTTCTTGAAACTTTGGCAAAAATTCTTGTACCCTGTTCTCACCAAAAATCTTTAGACCAAACTGGTTTGCAAGCTTTATAGTCTCGACATCTACCCCTTTGGTTGCACCAAGCAGGCTTACCTCATCTGGCTTTCTACCAGCTCTTAAACAAGCCATTTCAATTCTTTCCATTACATCCTCAATATTTTTTTTGAGCGTCTCTTTGTCAACCATAAGTCATCACCCAGTTTATTCAAATATAATTCTTCCAAAATGTCCTCCAGCGCCAAATTTAACGGTGTAGTCTTGATTTATAAATCTTACAAGTTTTTGA harbors:
- a CDS encoding YggS family pyridoxal phosphate-dependent enzyme; translated protein: MVDKETLKKNIEDVMERIEMACLRAGRKPDEVSLLGATKGVDVETIKLANQFGLKIFGENRVQEFLPKFQELPYLEWHFIGRLQTNKIKYIYDKVSLIHSIDSPQQIDELEKRCTKAGKTCSVLIEINIGGEESKGGINPEKVDHLIEKIINCPHVILKGFMTIPPIEDDDMKLRGYFRKMKEIFEKYKKLNYNNVNIEVLSMGMSGDFEVAIEEGATLVRIGTKIFGERPKK